One genomic window of Quercus lobata isolate SW786 chromosome 9, ValleyOak3.0 Primary Assembly, whole genome shotgun sequence includes the following:
- the LOC115961266 gene encoding heavy metal-associated isoprenylated plant protein 31-like — METQKITVRGYALEEKKVLKAIKRAGKAVEPWPFPGYSHFASFYKYPTYIVNHYYDTYKNEATTGVHTFFQTPAVYSVAVASNYEAIASLFCDDNPHACTIM, encoded by the coding sequence ATGGAGACACAAAAGATTACAGTGAGAGGATATGCCTTGGAGGAAAAGAAGGTTCTTAAAGCAATCAAGAGAGCTGGAAAAGCAGTGGAGCCATGGCCATTCCCTGGATACTCTCATTTTGCTTCATTTTACAAATACCCAACTTACATTGTTAACCATTATTATGACACATACAAAAATGAAGCTACCACAGGCGTACACACTTTCTTCCAAACCCCTGCTGTTTATTCAGTCGCTGTCGCGTCCAATTATGAAGCCATTGCTTCACTCTTTTGCGATGACAATCCGCATGCTTGTACAATCATGTGA